The Lytechinus pictus isolate F3 Inbred chromosome 15, Lp3.0, whole genome shotgun sequence genome contains a region encoding:
- the LOC129278361 gene encoding microsomal glutathione S-transferase 1-like, protein MASTMSEELSYFVTYASAVMLKMVVLSPMTGYVRVTRKVFANQEDIVGLKDKKPIFDHPIVERIRRCHLNDLENIVPFFGLGLLYAMSSGAPLTRIVWHYRIFVISRFLHSFAYLFAVPQPTRAFSFAAGLAVNISMGVQILMNNWNF, encoded by the exons ATGGCGTCTACCATGAGTGAAGAGTTATCCTACTTTGTAACTTACGCTTCAGCTGTGATGCTGAAAATGGTTGTTTTGTCTCCAATGACAGGATATGTCCGTGTAACACGAAAG GTGTTTGCTAACCAAGAGGACATTGTAGGACTCAAGGACAAGAAACCAATTTTTGACCACCCTATCGTAGAACGTATAAGAAG ATGTCATCTCAACGACTTGGAGAACATTGTCCCATTCTTTGGCCTTGGTCTTCTCTACGCCATGTCTTCTGGTGCCCCTCTGACGAGGATCGTATGGCACTACCGTATCTTTGTCATCTCCCGTTTTCTTCATAGCTTCGCCTATCTGTTTGCCGTACCCCAACCGACCCGCGCCTTTTCTTTCGCGGCCGGCCTTGCCGTCAACATTTCAATGGGCGTGCAGATTCTGATGAACAACTGGAATTTCTGA